One Myripristis murdjan chromosome 17, fMyrMur1.1, whole genome shotgun sequence DNA segment encodes these proteins:
- the LOC115374881 gene encoding mitogen-activated protein kinase kinase kinase 20-like, whose translation MSSLGSSFVQIKHEDLLFYENCGGGSFGSVYRALWISQDKEVAVKKLLKIEKEAEILSVLSHKNIIQFYGAVLESPNYGIVTEYASGGSLYEYLSSEQSEEMDMEQIMTWAIQIAKGMHYLHAEAPVKVIHRDLKSRNVVMTADKVLKICDFGASKFLSHTTHMTVVGTFPWMAPEVIQSLPVSETCDTYSYGVVLWEMLTREVPFKGFEGLQVAWLVVEKQERLTIPTSCPQSFAELMRKCWQADPKERPQFKQVLMTLETMANDSRLPDQCNSFLHNKDQWRCEIESTLERLRKLERELYSKEKELEERERRLRLWEERLMERSNMTPSPTSLLMERSNIPPFFSSIGSSGSFFRSHSQESNSAAVSSAGVSCLIRTLSNGDTERGTGGGIERGVGSLDGGRLHAMLRGFQGRFGEEDEEEEGTLEEKGWGQREREKEREEGGSMEGGRVQAEGETEKEGGWEMEKLGNRLEERGMEGGIEGGRLQTMFKGLQGSLGGFSDMLSLDMDEMGEMEGLGDMDMDMNMNMGDLGVMKVVGHGVRSERRRSDMGVVVQGVRGDLSSEAVSQKIRGEVGVIGHSGVQVSMRASSNQNSSKSCSVRHGTKINMATAAMDMMELGWSDDSD comes from the exons ATGTCGTCCCTGGGCTCGTCGTTTGTGCAGATAAAGCATGAGGACCTGCTCTTCTATGAGAACTGTGGAGGGGGCAGCTTTGGGAGCGTTTACAGAGCCCTCTGGATATCCCAGGACAAGGAAGTGGCTGTGAAGAAACTTTTGAAGATTGAAAAAGAG GCTGAGATTCTCAGTGTCCTGAGTCACAAGAACATCATTCAGTTTTATGGAGCCGTCCTGGAATCTCCCAACTATGGCATCGTCACAG AGTATGCAAGTGGGGGGTCTCTGTATGAGTACCTGTCCAGTGAGCAGAGTGAGGAGATGGACATGGAGCAGATCATGACGTGGGCCATACAGATAGCTAAAG GAATGCATTACCTCCATGCggaagctccagtcaaagtcaTTCACAGAGACCTCAAGTCACGGAATG TGGTAATGACAGCAGACAAAGTGCTGAAG ATTTGTGACTTTGGGGCATCTAAGTTCCTGTCACACACCACCCATATGACGGTGGTGGGCACTTTTCCCTGGATGGCCCCTGAAGTCATCCAgagcctgcctgtctctgaGACCTGTGACACCTACTCTTATGGTGTG GTGCTATGGGAGATGCTGACTCGTGAGGTTCCTTTCAAAGGCTTCGAAGGCCTGCAAGTGGCATGGCTGGTGGTCGAAAAACAAGAG AGGCTGACCATCCCCACCAGCTGTCCACAAAGCTTTGCAGAACTGATGAGGAAATGTTGGCAAGCCGACCCCAAA GAGCGTCCGCAGTTCAAGCAGGTGCTGATGACTTTGGAGACCATGGCCAATGACAGCAGGCTACCAGACCAGTGTAACTCCTTTTTACATAACAAGGACCAgtggag GTGTGAGATCGAGTCAACTCTGGAGCGCCTGCGGAAGCTGGAGAGGGAGCTCTACTCCAAggagaaggagctggaggagagggagaggaggctcAGGCTGTGGGAGGAGAGGCTGATGGAGAGGTCCAACATGACACCCAGTCCAACCTCCCTGCTCATGGAGCGCTCCAATATCCCACCG TTCTTCAGTTCCATTGGTTCCTCGGGCTCCTTCTTCCGCTCACACTCACAGGAGTCCAACAGCGCAGCGGTCAGCAGCGCCGGGGTCAGCTGCCTCATCCGCACCCTCAGCAACGGGGACACCGAGAGGGGAACCGGGGGAGGAATTGAGAGGGGAGTGGGCTCACTCGATGGCGGGAGGCTGCATGCCATGCTCCGAGGGTTCCAGGGTCGGTTcggagaggaggacgaggaagaggaaggaaccCTGGAGGAGAAGGGCTgggggcagagggagagggagaaggagagggaggaaggcgGGAGCATGGAGGGAGGCAGGGTGCAG gcagagggggagacagagaaggagggaggatggGAGATGGAGAAGCTGGGGAACAGGctagaggagagagggatggagggagggatagagggagggaggcttCAGACGATGTTCAAGGGCCTCCAAGGTAGCCTGGGGGGTTTCAGTGACATGCTGTCCTTAGATATGGATGAGATGGGGGAGATGGAGGGACTGGGTGACATGGACAtggacatgaacatgaacatgggCGACTTGGGTGTCATGAAGGTCGTAGGCCACGGGGTCAGGAGCGAGCGCAGGAGGAGTGACATGGGCGTCGTCGTCCAGGGAGTCAGGGGTGACCTCAGTAGTGAGGCTGTCAGCCAGAAGATcagaggggaggtgggggtcaTAGGTCACTCAGGGGTGCAAGTGAGCATGCGGGCTTCTTCCAATCAGAACTCTTCGAAGAGCTGCAGCGTGCGACATGGAACCAAAATCAACATGGCGACAGCAGCCATGGACATGATGGAGCTGGGCTGGTCTGATGATAGCGACTAG